In Vagococcus hydrophili, one DNA window encodes the following:
- a CDS encoding GntR family transcriptional regulator → MKFNYTGDKPLFQQVADQINEGILNGAYSEGAQIPSTTEISKVYQINPATVLKGMNILVDLELIEKKRGIGMFVLSGAKEKVIKMKKEEFLNQDVHQIIEEAKKLNISLEELKAILERGYQS, encoded by the coding sequence ATGAAGTTTAATTACACAGGTGACAAACCTTTATTCCAACAAGTAGCTGATCAAATCAATGAAGGTATCTTAAATGGTGCTTACTCAGAAGGGGCTCAAATCCCTTCAACGACAGAGATTTCAAAAGTTTATCAAATCAATCCAGCGACCGTATTAAAAGGGATGAATATTTTAGTCGATTTAGAGTTAATCGAAAAGAAACGTGGTATTGGCATGTTTGTTCTATCAGGAGCGAAGGAGAAAGTGATTAAAATGAAAAAAGAAGAGTTCTTAAATCAAGATGTGCATCAAATTATTGAAGAAGCTAAAAAATTAAATATTAGCTTGGAAGAATTAAAAGCTATTTTAGAAAGAGGGTATCAATCATGA
- a CDS encoding thiamine pyrophosphate-dependent dehydrogenase E1 component subunit alpha — translation MEKMTKQQAEWIYKTMNDIRNFEDEVHGIFTKGEIPGFVHLYAGEEAVATGVCAHLTDKDYITSTHRGHGHCIAKGCDLNGMMAEIFGKATGLCKGKGGSMHIADIDKGMLGANGMVGGGFPIAVGAALRNKYLKTDDVAICFFGDGASNEGTFHESINMAAIWDLPVVFVCENNAFGEASAVEYASGSKTIAERSAAYGIPGVRVDGKDLVAVYDAAGEAIDRARSGKGPTILECVTYRNYGHFEGDEQKYKSKEGKEKEFADIDNIPVFREVAIKNKWLSAKVADDIEGQSEKDVAAAILFARESELPNPECLYEDVSI, via the coding sequence ATGGAAAAAATGACAAAGCAACAAGCAGAGTGGATTTATAAAACAATGAATGATATCCGAAATTTTGAAGATGAGGTTCACGGGATTTTTACTAAAGGAGAAATTCCAGGATTCGTCCATTTATATGCAGGGGAAGAAGCAGTCGCAACAGGGGTTTGTGCTCACTTAACAGATAAAGATTACATCACAAGTACTCACCGTGGTCACGGTCACTGTATCGCTAAGGGCTGTGATTTAAACGGAATGATGGCAGAAATTTTTGGTAAAGCAACAGGACTTTGTAAAGGTAAAGGCGGCTCAATGCATATTGCTGATATCGATAAAGGAATGCTAGGGGCAAACGGTATGGTTGGTGGTGGTTTCCCAATCGCTGTTGGAGCTGCTTTACGTAATAAATATTTAAAAACTGATGACGTAGCGATTTGTTTCTTTGGTGATGGTGCCTCAAATGAAGGAACATTCCATGAAAGTATTAATATGGCTGCTATTTGGGATTTACCAGTGGTGTTTGTTTGTGAGAACAATGCCTTTGGTGAAGCTTCAGCTGTGGAATATGCATCAGGTTCAAAAACGATTGCTGAAAGAAGTGCGGCTTATGGTATTCCTGGCGTACGTGTAGACGGAAAAGATTTAGTTGCCGTTTATGATGCAGCAGGTGAAGCGATTGACCGTGCTAGAAGCGGAAAAGGTCCAACTATTTTAGAATGTGTGACGTATCGTAATTACGGTCACTTTGAAGGGGACGAACAAAAATATAAATCAAAAGAAGGCAAAGAAAAAGAATTTGCTGATATTGATAATATTCCAGTCTTTAGAGAAGTAGCGATTAAAAATAAATGGTTATCAGCTAAAGTGGCAGATGATATTGAAGGACAATCTGAAAAAGATGTGGCAGCCGCTATTCTTTTTGCTAGAGAAAGTGAGTTACCAAATCCAGAATGTCTATATGAAGATGTATCGATTTAA
- the rapZ gene encoding RNase adapter RapZ, translated as MEEKQIESLQLVVITGMSGAGKTVAIQSFEDMGFFCIDNLPPSLIPKFWELIKESGKITKIALVIDLRSRAFFQEIQSMLIEIENTKLVDTSIMFLDASDKELVSRYKETRRTHPLAMDGLVTEGIAKERSLLSELKAEAQLVIDTTKLAPRELRERIMSNFKSQDTSTFRVEMVSFGFKYGLPIDADIVMDVRFLPNPHYVDELRPMCGKDKPVYDYVMASEMTEDFYQKYEELILSILPGYKKEGKMSLTIAIGCTGGQHRSVALTERLGHRIEQDYKTNITHRDISKRKETVNRS; from the coding sequence ATGGAAGAAAAACAAATAGAAAGTCTTCAATTAGTTGTTATTACAGGAATGAGTGGTGCTGGTAAAACAGTGGCTATCCAAAGTTTCGAGGATATGGGCTTTTTCTGTATTGATAACTTACCTCCAAGTTTAATTCCTAAATTTTGGGAATTAATTAAAGAATCTGGCAAAATTACAAAAATAGCCTTAGTGATTGATTTAAGATCACGTGCTTTTTTCCAAGAAATCCAAAGTATGTTAATTGAAATTGAAAATACAAAATTAGTTGATACAAGCATTATGTTCTTAGATGCTTCAGACAAAGAATTAGTTTCTCGCTATAAAGAAACAAGAAGAACCCATCCTTTAGCGATGGACGGATTAGTGACAGAAGGTATTGCTAAAGAACGTTCATTATTAAGTGAATTAAAAGCCGAAGCACAATTAGTGATCGATACGACAAAATTGGCGCCTCGTGAGTTAAGAGAACGCATCATGTCTAACTTCAAGTCTCAAGATACCTCAACTTTTAGAGTTGAGATGGTTTCTTTTGGGTTTAAATACGGACTACCAATTGACGCAGATATCGTGATGGATGTCAGATTTTTACCGAATCCTCACTATGTGGATGAATTACGTCCAATGTGTGGTAAAGATAAACCAGTTTATGATTACGTGATGGCGTCAGAAATGACAGAAGATTTCTATCAAAAATACGAAGAATTAATTTTAAGCATTCTACCAGGTTATAAAAAAGAAGGTAAAATGAGTTTAACGATTGCGATTGGCTGTACAGGTGGTCAACATCGTTCGGTTGCTTTAACTGAGCGTTTGGGTCACCGTATTGAACAAGATTATAAGACAAATATCACCCACCGAGATATTTCAAAAAGAAAAGAAACAGTTAATCGTTCATGA
- the lpdA gene encoding dihydrolipoyl dehydrogenase codes for MKKYNLIVIGAGPGGYVAAVEAAKLGQKVAVIEKEKIGGTCLNVGCIPSKAYLKHASWVEELKEANRFGISNELGDIDYTKLVERKNGVVSQLQQGIHYLFKQNNIDYYEGEASIQSSHEIRVNNELLESDYLLLATGSHPFVPPINGIENSKYLTTDTFFDLKELPKELVIIGGGVIGVELAFAMAPLGTKVTIIEVAPSILMTEDLEATQIIKNQLNKMKVQVIEGATIKDVEAKKVILADQEISFDELLVVTGRKGNLDLAENLNLEKSENKKFIKTNRQYQTSVPNVYAVGDIIDGYMLAHAASKEGTKAVRHMFGEKEAPLKNEQVPRCVYTHPEIASFGLSEVEAKEKGFDVLVSKTPYSANGRAIAGNETTGFIKVIADKKYHEILGAVIVGSNATEMIHTILAVKESEGRLEEIEKMTFAHPTLSEMIGELGSQMIF; via the coding sequence ATGAAGAAGTACAATCTGATTGTGATTGGTGCAGGTCCCGGTGGCTATGTTGCGGCGGTTGAAGCGGCGAAGTTGGGTCAAAAAGTGGCAGTCATTGAAAAAGAAAAAATCGGAGGTACTTGTTTAAATGTTGGTTGTATTCCCTCAAAAGCCTACTTGAAACATGCAAGTTGGGTGGAAGAGTTAAAGGAAGCAAACCGTTTTGGAATTTCCAATGAATTAGGGGACATTGATTACACCAAATTAGTGGAGCGAAAAAATGGGGTTGTGAGTCAACTTCAACAAGGAATCCACTATTTATTTAAGCAAAACAACATTGATTACTATGAAGGGGAAGCGAGTATTCAATCATCACATGAAATACGTGTTAACAATGAGTTATTAGAGAGTGATTATCTACTGCTTGCAACAGGAAGTCATCCTTTTGTTCCACCAATTAATGGGATTGAAAATAGCAAGTATCTAACAACGGACACCTTCTTTGATTTAAAGGAGTTACCAAAAGAATTAGTGATTATTGGTGGTGGTGTGATTGGGGTAGAGTTAGCCTTTGCCATGGCACCTCTTGGGACAAAAGTTACGATTATCGAAGTCGCCCCAAGTATTTTAATGACAGAAGATTTAGAAGCAACGCAAATCATCAAAAATCAATTAAATAAAATGAAGGTTCAAGTGATTGAAGGAGCAACGATAAAAGATGTTGAAGCTAAGAAAGTTATTTTAGCAGATCAAGAGATTTCTTTTGATGAGTTACTTGTTGTGACTGGTCGTAAGGGAAACTTAGACTTGGCAGAAAACTTGAATCTTGAAAAATCAGAAAATAAAAAATTTATAAAAACCAATCGTCAGTATCAAACATCAGTACCTAATGTTTACGCTGTTGGGGATATTATCGATGGGTATATGTTGGCTCATGCAGCTAGTAAAGAAGGGACAAAAGCTGTCCGACATATGTTTGGTGAAAAAGAAGCCCCACTTAAAAATGAGCAAGTTCCAAGGTGTGTCTATACTCATCCAGAAATTGCTAGTTTTGGTTTAAGTGAAGTGGAAGCCAAAGAAAAAGGTTTTGATGTATTAGTTTCAAAAACGCCTTATTCAGCTAATGGTCGAGCGATTGCAGGAAATGAAACCACAGGCTTTATTAAGGTGATAGCTGACAAAAAATACCATGAAATATTAGGTGCTGTCATTGTTGGAAGTAATGCAACAGAGATGATTCACACCATTCTAGCCGTTAAAGAATCAGAGGGACGTTTAGAAGAAATTGAAAAAATGACATTTGCTCATCCAACCCTTTCAGAAATGATTGGTGAACTGGGTAGCCAAATGATTTTCTAA
- a CDS encoding alpha-ketoacid dehydrogenase subunit beta: MSRRITFMQAVNEGLDMAMDKDDRVILLGEDLAGGTGIEHLNGEGAFGGVFGVTKGLVEKHGYERVIDTPISEMGYMGAAVGAAATGLRPVPELMFNDFLGFCFDTLLAQGSKMRYMFGGKATIPMTVRTCHGAGASAAAQHSGSYYGMFGSIPGLKVVVPSNPYDAKGLLLSAIEDDNIVIFSEDKTLYGLKDEVPEEYYKVEIGKAKVKREGKDLTIVTIGKMLYVALEVAEELEKSGVSVEVIDLITVAPWDQETVLNSVKKTGRLIVIDEANPHNNTATDIASVVGDKAFDYLDGPVKCICAPNTPVPFASNLEALYLPNKDKVLEQAKELIEDLK, encoded by the coding sequence ATGAGTAGAAGAATAACATTTATGCAAGCAGTTAATGAAGGTTTAGATATGGCAATGGATAAAGATGATCGTGTCATTTTGTTAGGTGAAGACTTAGCAGGAGGAACTGGGATCGAGCATTTGAACGGAGAAGGCGCTTTTGGTGGCGTGTTTGGTGTGACTAAAGGCTTAGTGGAAAAACATGGTTATGAGCGCGTGATTGATACACCAATTTCTGAAATGGGTTATATGGGAGCGGCAGTTGGTGCGGCTGCAACTGGTTTACGTCCAGTGCCAGAATTAATGTTTAATGACTTTTTAGGTTTCTGTTTTGATACCTTATTAGCGCAAGGATCTAAAATGCGTTACATGTTTGGTGGAAAAGCGACCATTCCAATGACTGTAAGAACATGTCACGGTGCAGGTGCTTCAGCGGCAGCGCAACATTCAGGTTCTTATTACGGGATGTTTGGCTCTATTCCTGGTTTAAAAGTAGTTGTACCTTCTAATCCTTATGACGCTAAGGGATTACTACTTTCAGCAATTGAAGATGATAATATTGTCATTTTTTCAGAAGATAAAACACTTTATGGATTGAAAGACGAAGTGCCAGAAGAATATTATAAAGTTGAAATAGGTAAAGCAAAAGTTAAACGTGAGGGTAAAGATTTAACGATTGTAACAATCGGAAAAATGCTTTATGTGGCGTTAGAAGTTGCAGAAGAATTAGAAAAATCAGGGGTTTCAGTGGAAGTGATTGATTTAATTACAGTAGCACCCTGGGATCAAGAAACAGTTCTTAATTCAGTGAAGAAAACTGGTCGCTTAATCGTGATCGATGAAGCCAATCCTCACAATAATACAGCGACAGATATCGCATCTGTGGTTGGGGATAAAGCATTTGATTATTTAGATGGTCCTGTGAAATGTATCTGTGCACCAAATACGCCAGTTCCATTTGCAAGTAATTTAGAGGCACTTTATTTACCAAATAAAGACAAAGTTTTAGAACAAGCGAAAGAATTGATTGAGGATTTAAAATAA
- the whiA gene encoding DNA-binding protein WhiA, translating into MSFAADVKKELTTLEVHKEHAKAELAALIRMNGAVTLVNRQFVLNVQTENAAIARRIYTLLKDHYQVNSELLVRRKMKLKKNNVYIVRLKQGTQTVLNDLEIMDGFMFRTRVSESIMGNEQKMRSYLRGAFLAGGSVNNPETSRYHLEIYSMYEDQCNDLCEMLKFYDFNGRVLDRRNGFIVYLKGAEEIADFLILVGATNAMLKFEDVRIVRDLRNSVNRLMNCENANMNKTADAAKRQIENIRLIADRVGLDSLPEKLKEVAEMRLENPEISLKELGEMLPSGPITKSGINHRIRKINEFADKL; encoded by the coding sequence ATGTCTTTTGCAGCAGATGTAAAAAAAGAACTGACCACATTGGAAGTTCATAAGGAACACGCAAAGGCGGAGTTAGCCGCTTTAATTAGAATGAACGGTGCAGTTACACTAGTGAATCGCCAGTTTGTTTTAAATGTTCAAACGGAGAATGCAGCGATCGCTAGAAGAATTTATACCTTACTAAAAGATCATTATCAAGTGAATAGTGAGCTGTTAGTTCGACGTAAAATGAAACTAAAGAAAAACAATGTTTATATTGTGAGATTGAAACAAGGGACTCAGACGGTTCTAAATGATCTTGAAATTATGGACGGGTTTATGTTTAGAACTCGTGTTTCGGAGTCTATCATGGGAAATGAGCAAAAAATGCGTTCGTATTTACGTGGCGCCTTTTTAGCTGGTGGCTCGGTCAATAATCCTGAAACTAGTCGTTACCATTTAGAGATTTATTCCATGTACGAAGATCAGTGCAATGATTTGTGTGAGATGTTGAAATTTTATGATTTTAATGGTCGTGTTTTAGATCGTCGTAATGGCTTTATCGTTTATTTAAAAGGGGCAGAAGAGATTGCTGATTTTCTCATTTTAGTAGGGGCAACGAATGCCATGTTGAAATTTGAAGATGTCAGAATAGTACGCGATCTAAGAAACTCAGTAAATCGTTTGATGAACTGTGAAAATGCCAATATGAATAAAACAGCCGATGCAGCCAAACGTCAAATTGAAAATATTCGTTTGATTGCTGACAGAGTCGGTTTAGATAGTTTACCTGAAAAATTAAAAGAAGTGGCAGAAATGCGCTTAGAAAATCCGGAAATTAGTTTGAAAGAACTAGGCGAGATGTTACCTTCTGGCCCGATCACTAAATCAGGAATTAATCATCGAATTAGAAAAATAAACGAATTTGCAGATAAGTTATAA
- a CDS encoding gluconeogenesis factor YvcK family protein → MKTYRIRRPKIVVIGGGTGLPVILKGLRYQSADITAVVTVADDGGSSGALRESVNMSPPGDLRNVLVSLSDMPQMYEKIFQYRFKQEDDFLANHTIGNLIIAALSEMKESTYDAIQLLTKFMHVDGHIYPASEKSLTLHARFEDGTDVAGESKIAEDRKKIEYVYVKNTGDDEKPKAARKVVTAIKEADMIVLGPGSLYTSILPNLMIEDLGQAIKESEAEVVYICNIMTQKGETEHFSDADHIRVLHKHLGAKFVDTVLVNTEPIPEGYMDFDVYDEYLVQVRHNFQGLRDEECRVISADFLELKDGGVFHDGNKVVEELFRLVFGTKY, encoded by the coding sequence ATGAAAACTTACCGCATAAGAAGACCTAAGATCGTCGTTATCGGTGGCGGAACTGGTTTACCAGTTATCTTAAAAGGTCTTCGTTATCAAAGTGCAGATATCACAGCAGTCGTAACAGTGGCTGATGATGGTGGCAGTAGTGGTGCTTTAAGAGAAAGTGTCAACATGAGTCCTCCTGGGGATTTACGTAATGTGCTAGTTTCTTTATCGGATATGCCTCAAATGTATGAAAAGATCTTCCAATATCGTTTTAAACAAGAAGATGATTTTTTAGCGAATCACACGATTGGTAATTTGATTATTGCGGCTCTTTCTGAAATGAAAGAAAGTACCTATGACGCTATTCAATTGCTAACGAAATTTATGCATGTGGATGGTCATATTTATCCAGCATCAGAAAAATCTTTAACGCTTCATGCAAGATTTGAAGATGGAACAGATGTAGCAGGTGAATCTAAAATTGCCGAAGACCGTAAAAAAATCGAGTATGTTTATGTAAAAAATACTGGAGATGATGAGAAACCAAAAGCGGCACGTAAAGTCGTGACTGCCATTAAAGAAGCGGATATGATTGTGCTTGGTCCTGGTAGTTTATATACTAGTATTTTACCTAACCTAATGATTGAGGATTTAGGTCAAGCGATTAAAGAATCAGAAGCTGAAGTGGTTTATATTTGTAACATCATGACGCAAAAAGGTGAGACAGAGCATTTTTCTGATGCCGATCACATTCGCGTGTTACACAAACATTTAGGCGCAAAATTTGTGGATACTGTGTTAGTAAATACCGAACCTATTCCAGAAGGATATATGGATTTTGATGTTTATGATGAGTATTTGGTACAAGTTCGCCACAATTTCCAAGGGTTAAGAGATGAAGAGTGTCGCGTGATTTCTGCGGACTTCTTAGAACTTAAAGATGGCGGAGTTTTCCATGATGGCAACAAAGTAGTGGAAGAGTTATTCCGTTTAGTCTTTGGGACAAAATATTAA
- a CDS encoding sigma-54-dependent Fis family transcriptional regulator, translating to MNTKDLWQSYVQSNEVNQTLLPEYIIESWKYCSDNSVNPFSRQGIERIPDVELAIQMKELSFLIQTVKKEIKRLSEFFYIKKPLFILTDSKGTILWREGHSETRDLANNIQFSEGSVWTEKAVGTNAIGIALRTLQSVTVERFQHFSEASHPFTCSSTPIFNGNNEVIACLNVSTMETASEVNYTLFALKMIAKNVQQRVIEQEIKVKKEQLLEVLDSPFKQSLLVGLDGKILSVSEDYQEQYQENQGELITELMKVEATPFKKEKLYQNKELIGFRYKLEKGQVEPSFVSFGITSKNKEYQKFLNQLSQAAKSELPIHVYGETGSGKEVSAKTIHYNSSRQFGKLVSVNCGALSESLLESELFGYVAGSFTGANQSGYKGKIEQANQGTLFLDEIDSMSKRMQVALLRALEEKKITPIGSGKELSVDFRLVTASNKDLKELVKQGEFREDLFYRLYVIPLNLPSLRERQEDFSTLVDVFCQNKKWQPSWQNKISQIGKEYEWQGNIREFQNFLERLYLYFPKKEPTHEELVNLISIGSIKIIPKLDNALDERSEIIHTLQETDYHLTKTAELLNMARSTLYRKIDKYQIDITKK from the coding sequence TTGAATACCAAAGATTTGTGGCAAAGCTATGTTCAATCAAATGAAGTCAATCAAACGCTGTTACCAGAATATATTATTGAGTCCTGGAAATACTGTTCAGATAATTCGGTTAATCCTTTTTCTAGACAAGGGATTGAAAGAATACCTGATGTGGAACTAGCCATCCAAATGAAAGAGTTATCATTTTTAATCCAAACGGTCAAAAAGGAAATTAAACGTCTAAGTGAATTTTTTTATATTAAGAAACCATTATTTATTTTAACTGATAGTAAGGGAACCATTCTTTGGCGAGAGGGTCATTCAGAAACGAGAGATTTAGCCAATAACATCCAATTTTCTGAAGGGAGCGTTTGGACAGAAAAAGCAGTGGGAACCAATGCGATTGGGATTGCTTTAAGAACGCTACAAAGTGTGACTGTAGAGAGATTTCAACATTTTTCAGAAGCCTCACACCCTTTTACCTGTAGTTCAACCCCCATATTTAATGGAAACAATGAAGTCATTGCTTGCTTAAATGTCTCAACTATGGAAACAGCTAGTGAAGTGAATTATACGTTGTTTGCCTTAAAAATGATTGCCAAAAATGTTCAACAACGAGTGATTGAACAAGAAATTAAAGTAAAAAAAGAGCAGCTATTAGAGGTATTGGATTCTCCTTTTAAGCAGTCTTTACTTGTGGGCCTTGATGGGAAAATATTGTCGGTATCTGAGGATTATCAAGAGCAATATCAGGAAAATCAAGGCGAGTTAATTACTGAATTGATGAAAGTTGAAGCGACTCCGTTTAAAAAGGAAAAGCTGTATCAAAATAAGGAGCTAATTGGTTTCCGTTACAAATTAGAGAAAGGTCAAGTCGAGCCTTCTTTTGTAAGTTTTGGTATTACTTCTAAAAATAAAGAATATCAAAAATTTTTAAACCAATTGTCACAGGCTGCTAAATCAGAGTTGCCGATTCATGTTTACGGAGAAACGGGAAGTGGTAAAGAAGTTTCCGCTAAGACGATTCACTACAATAGCAGTCGCCAATTCGGCAAACTGGTTTCTGTTAACTGTGGGGCGCTAAGTGAAAGTTTACTTGAGAGTGAGTTATTTGGTTATGTGGCGGGTTCCTTTACAGGTGCCAATCAGTCAGGATATAAAGGGAAAATAGAACAAGCGAATCAAGGAACTTTATTTTTAGATGAAATCGATAGTATGTCAAAACGAATGCAAGTTGCTTTACTTCGTGCGTTAGAAGAGAAAAAAATTACACCGATTGGCAGCGGTAAAGAACTCAGTGTTGATTTTAGACTAGTCACAGCGAGTAACAAGGACTTGAAAGAACTTGTTAAACAAGGAGAGTTTCGAGAGGATTTATTTTATCGTTTGTATGTGATTCCACTAAATTTACCTTCTTTAAGAGAGAGACAAGAAGATTTCTCAACCCTTGTGGATGTCTTTTGTCAGAATAAGAAATGGCAACCTTCTTGGCAAAATAAAATCAGCCAAATAGGAAAAGAATATGAGTGGCAAGGAAATATTCGAGAATTTCAAAATTTTCTAGAGAGGTTGTATCTTTATTTTCCTAAAAAAGAACCCACACATGAGGAATTAGTAAATCTTATTTCCATTGGGTCAATCAAGATAATCCCTAAATTAGATAATGCGTTGGATGAGCGATCAGAGATTATTCATACCTTACAGGAGACTGATTATCATTTAACGAAAACTGCTGAATTACTAAACATGGCACGTAGCACCCTTTACCGAAAAATAGATAAGTATCAAATTGATATAACTAAGAAATGA
- a CDS encoding dihydrolipoamide acetyltransferase family protein, with protein sequence MAEALLMPTLGLTMTEGTVDQWYKQVGDTITKGEPVVSISSEKLTHDVEAPTDGVLLAITVDNGGEMICQGVIGYVGNEGEEVPSGEKSVVEEVEVSETVETAPVKQEAPVAKRNAGERIFVTPLARKMTEEKGYALEDIVGTGGNNRITKRDVERHIPQTQGSPVSQNIGEGLEGMRKVIAQRMHNSLHQTAQLTLHRKANITNLLAFRKELKVKAGPNLSRSALSINTLLIKAVSLALKDLPEMNASYDGSEYLRHDEVHMGIAVAVDDGLVVPVIKQVDTKSLSQIGEKFVEVTSQAIDGTLPGDLYSGSTFTITNLGSAGIEYFTPILNTPEIGILGVGNTTSKLVFNEEKEIQEIEELPLSLTFDHQVVDGSPAAEFLGRIVYYLENPYLLVV encoded by the coding sequence ATGGCAGAAGCATTATTAATGCCTACATTAGGCTTAACAATGACAGAAGGAACTGTGGATCAATGGTACAAACAAGTGGGAGATACAATCACAAAAGGTGAACCAGTTGTATCAATTAGTTCAGAAAAATTAACTCATGATGTAGAAGCACCGACAGATGGTGTATTACTAGCAATTACTGTGGATAACGGTGGTGAGATGATTTGCCAAGGTGTGATTGGCTATGTTGGAAACGAAGGTGAAGAAGTTCCAAGTGGTGAGAAGTCTGTTGTTGAAGAAGTGGAAGTTTCTGAAACAGTCGAAACAGCACCAGTGAAACAAGAGGCACCAGTAGCAAAAAGAAATGCTGGTGAAAGAATATTTGTAACGCCTTTAGCTAGAAAAATGACAGAAGAAAAAGGGTACGCACTAGAAGATATCGTCGGAACTGGTGGTAATAACCGAATTACTAAGAGAGATGTAGAAAGACATATTCCGCAAACTCAAGGTAGTCCAGTCTCTCAAAACATTGGTGAAGGGTTAGAAGGTATGCGTAAAGTCATTGCTCAAAGAATGCACAATAGCTTACATCAAACAGCCCAACTAACTCTACATCGAAAAGCTAATATTACTAACTTACTTGCTTTTAGAAAAGAATTGAAAGTTAAAGCAGGTCCTAATTTAAGCCGCAGTGCCTTAAGTATTAATACTCTATTAATTAAAGCAGTTAGTTTGGCACTTAAAGATTTACCAGAAATGAATGCGTCATATGATGGTTCTGAATACTTGAGACATGATGAGGTTCATATGGGAATTGCTGTGGCTGTGGATGATGGGTTAGTGGTTCCAGTTATTAAGCAAGTCGATACAAAATCTCTTAGTCAAATTGGCGAAAAATTTGTAGAAGTTACGTCACAAGCGATTGATGGCACGTTACCAGGAGATTTATATAGTGGTTCAACATTTACTATTACAAACTTAGGGAGTGCAGGAATTGAGTATTTCACACCGATTTTAAATACCCCAGAAATTGGGATTTTAGGTGTTGGAAATACCACATCAAAACTTGTTTTCAATGAAGAGAAAGAAATTCAAGAAATCGAAGAGTTACCGTTGAGTTTAACTTTCGATCATCAAGTTGTAGACGGATCACCAGCAGCAGAATTTTTAGGAAGAATTGTTTATTATCTAGAAAATCCTTATCTGCTTGTTGTTTAA